The Oncorhynchus tshawytscha isolate Ot180627B linkage group LG08, Otsh_v2.0, whole genome shotgun sequence genome window below encodes:
- the LOC112246786 gene encoding uncharacterized protein FAM241A-like: protein MTTISPFVNDQPVLHRREFEELDSRRRCQSHHPSNTPRQTFQDDPRVRPPGPRWQGPPGDPGTWWSRPSGDPGTRPRPTADPRARLRPSGDPRPRPRLAGDPMARWPLIDDPTTRPQVDDCERMGTLFGQLNKCLRSAGFTQMYFGEKVVDPVIIIFFWVLLWFLGIQALGLVGTLCIVIIFIQK from the exons ATGACCACCATATCACCATTTGTGAATGATCAGCCGGTACTACATCGGCGGGAGTTTGAGGAGCTAGATAGTCGAAGAAGGTGTCAATCTCATCATCCATCCAACACACCAAGGCAAACATTCCAG GATGACCCTAGAGTCAGACCACCTGGACCTAGATGGCAAGGCCCTCCTGGTGACCCTGGGACTTGGTGGTCACGCCCCTCTGGTGACCCTGGAACCAGGCCCCGCCCCACCGCTGACCCCAGAGCCAGGCTACGCCCCTCCGGTGACCCAAGGCCCAGACCACGCCTAGCCGGTGACCCCATGGCCAGGTGGCCCCTCATTGACGATCCCACGACAAGACCTCAGGTGGATGACTGCGAGCGGATGGGGACCCTTTTCGGGCAGCTAAACAAGTGCCTGCGCAGCGCGGGCTTCACCCAGATGTACTTTGGGGAGAAGGTTGTGGATCCTGTGATCATCATCTTTTTCTGGGTCCTACTGTGGTTCCTGGGCATCCAAGCTCTTGGGCTGGTGGGGACTCTGTGCATTGTCATCATCTTCATCCAGAAGTAA